From a region of the Cucumis sativus cultivar 9930 chromosome 6, Cucumber_9930_V3, whole genome shotgun sequence genome:
- the LOC101219245 gene encoding flavonol synthase/flavanone 3-hydroxylase, whose protein sequence is MEVGRVQEVASSLLFSGTLPSQFVRPDTEQPGITTVKGQVLAVPVIDFTNPDDDSVLTAIHDASLNWGMFQIINHQIPNEAITHLQAVGKEFFQLPPEMKEIYAKPPASKSVEGYGTNLQKEIDGKRGWVDHLFHIIWPPSSINYNFWPQNPPSYRAANEEYRKHLHGVVEKLFRSLSLGLGLEGHELKERVGGDELVYLLKINYYPPCPRPDLALGVPAHTDMSAITILVPNEVQGLQAFRDGHWYDVNYIPNALVIHIGDQIEILSNGKYKSVLHRTTVNKEKTRISWPVFLEPPPEFEVGPHPKLVDEKIPARYKTKKYSEYAYCKLNKIPQ, encoded by the exons atggaggtTGGGAGAGTCCAAGAAGTTGcttcctctcttcttttctccgGCACTCTCCCCTCCCAGTTTGTCCGTCCGGACACCGAACAGCCCGGAATCACTACCGTCAAAGGCCAAGTCCTTGCTGTCCCTGTCATCGATTTCACCAACCCAGATGACGATTCTGTTCTCACAGCCATTCACGACGCTTCACTCAATTGGGGCATGTTTCAAATCATTAACCACCAGATCCCAAATGAAGCAATAACCCATTTGCAAGCCGTGGGGAAGGAATTCTTCCAGCTCCCACCTGAGATGAAAGAGATATACGCCAAACCCCCTGCTTCCAAATCCGTAGAAGGCTACGGAACTAATCTCCAAAAAGAAATCGATGGAAAAAGAGGTTGGGTCGACCATTTGTTCCACATCATTTGGCCTCCTTCTTCcattaattacaatttctGGCCTCAAAATCCCCCTTCTTACAG GGCAGCGAATGAAGAGTACAGAAAGCATTTACATGGGGTTGTTGAGAAGCTGTTCAGAAGCCTGTCGCTGGGTTTGGGGCTTGAAGGGCATGAACTAAAAGAGCGAGTGGGTGGAGATGAATTGGTGTATTTACTGAAAATCAATTACTATCCGCCATGTCCACGCCCTGATCTGGCTCTTGGAGTCCCTGCTCATACAGACATGTCAGCCATTACGATTCTTGTGCCGAATGAAGTTCAAGGACTTCAGGCGTTTAGAGATGGGCATTGGTATGATGTTAATTACATTCCTAACGCCCTTGTCATCCATATCGGAGATCAAATTGAG ATTCTGAGTAATGGAAAGTACAAGAGTGTGCTTCATAGGACGACTGTGAACAAGGAGAAAACGAGGATATCGTGGCCGGTGTTCTTGGAGCCACCGCCGGAGTTTGAAGTTGGGCCTCATCCGAAATTAGTCGATGAGAAAATTCCGGCAAGATATAAAACTAAGAAGTACAGTGAATATGCATATTGTAAGCTGAACAAGATTCCACAGTAA